The following are encoded together in the Chaetodon auriga isolate fChaAug3 chromosome 4, fChaAug3.hap1, whole genome shotgun sequence genome:
- the slc43a3a gene encoding solute carrier family 43 member 3a encodes MQGQEAGTRLRYRLTLASGMLECLCFAGVVFGFASLVFVLKEDGYFSQLCVSANDTQISPGCKRQDEQFSLVFTIASFLNNFLVLINGYLFDRFGTMVTRLLGICLYTTGMLLVAFSSAAFSELLFPALSCIAVGGILFLLTNIQVGNLFPAHRSTIITLYNGAFDSSSAVLLIIKVLYEQGISLRSSFLVLSSCSIILLLRTFLLMPRTHIPYPLPQYYTYGLDCGQANTYNVEQFERMRDGTSSGKDNVSAEPEDETEARDTDKVASFRSCVLSWFFLWHVLWLSIMQLRLYLFISTLNPMLTRLTNNDPNLVSQFTNAFAITQFFGIVCAPWNGLIMDRHKGKPLAPGETEQEADLRSSSLSLFLTSLQCLLLSVCASIPVLPLQYLTFVLQVLNRSFLYGGNAAFISIAFPACHFGKLYGLVMSISAVVSLLQYPCFSLVDGSLGGDPFFVDIALTLLTLLVFIHPIYTFIHCRRVARRREDNAQTEVTNGSKMTEAKL; translated from the exons ATGCAGGGGCAAGAGGCAGGAACCAGGCTGCGCTACAGACTGACTCTGGCCTCGGGGATGCTGGAGTGTCTTTGTTTTGCCGGTGTGGTGTTCGGTTTTGCCTCTCTGgtgtttgtgctgaaggagGATGGTTActtcagtcagctgtgtgttaGTGCCAACGACACCCAGATCAGTCCAG GCTGTAAAAGACAGGATGAGCAGTTCTCTCTGGTCTTCACCATCGCCTCGTTCCTCAACAACTTCCTGGTTCTCATCAATGGCTACCTGTTTGATCGATTTGGCACCATGGTGACCAGGCTGCTGGGAAT ATGTTTGTACACGACTGGAATGCTTCTTGTGGCCTTCTCCAGTGCAG CATTTTCAGAGCTGCTTTTTCCTGCCTTGTCCTGCATCGCTGTGGGAGGAATTCTGTTCCTTCTAACTAACATACAG GTGGGTAACCTGTTCCCTGCTCATCGCTCCACCATCATCACCCTCTACAATGGTGCCTTTGACTCCTCTTCTGCTGTGTTACTCATCATCAAG GTTCTGTATGAACAAGGAATCTCTCTCCGCTCCTCCTTCCTGGTTTTGTCCTCCTGCAGCATCATACTCCTGTTGAGGACCTTCCTACTGATGCCCAGAACCCACATCCCCTACCCTCTGCCACAATACTACACCTACGG GTTGGATTGTGGACAGGCCAACACTTACAATGTGGAGCAGTTTGAGAGGATGAGGGATGGGACATCCAGTGGGAAGGACAATGTGTCAGCAGAGCCTGAGGACGAGACAGAAGCCAGAGATACAGATAAAG TGGCCAGTTTCCGGAGCTGTGTGCTGTCCTGGTTCTTCCTGTGGCACGTGTTGTGGTTGTCCATAATGCAGCTGAGACTCTACCTCTTCATCAGCACGCTCAACCCCATGCTCACCCGGCTGACCAACAATGACCCCAACCTGG TGAGCCAGTTCACCAATGCGTTTGCCATAACCCAGTTTTTTGGCATAGTGTGTGCTCCCTGGAACGGACTCATCATGGACAGACACAAGGGAAAGCCTCTGGCTCCTG gagaaacagagcaggaggCAGACCTgcgttcctcctctctgtctctgttcctaACCTCCCTGCAGTGCCTGCTGCTCTCCGTGTGCGCCTCCAttcctgtcctccctctgcagtACCTCACCTTTGTTCTACAAGTGCTCAATCGCTCCTTCCTCTACGGGGGAAATGCGGCATTCATTAGCATTGC TTTTCCAGCCTGTCACTTTGGGAAGCTGTATGGCCTGGTGATGTCCATatctgctgttgtctctctgctgcagtacCCCTGCTTCTCCCTGGTCGACGGAAGTCTGGGTGGAGACCCCTTTTTT GTGGACATTGCTCTGACTCTCCTTACTCTGTTGGTGTTCATCCATCCTATCTACACCTTCATCCACTGCAGGCGAGTAGCCCGCCGCAGAGAGGACAACGCCCAGACTGAGGTCACTAATGGCTCCAAAATGACTGAAGCCAAGTTATAG